One genomic window of bacterium includes the following:
- a CDS encoding CoA transferase, whose amino-acid sequence MEGVRVIELGVWVAGPAAGGILADWGADVVKIEPPGIGDPSRLFASMLGSDLPFNPPFEMDNRSKRSLVLDLATKQGRELGLELIDSADVFVTNVRQAGLERIGFGPSQLLQRNPRLIYGAITGFGLEGPDKDEAAYDIASFWARSGIAHMLTRPGGQPPFQRGGMGDHNTGLAAAGAISAALFSRERTGEGQLVSTSLLREGVYTLSFDLATALRFGVGLQVADRSSMGNPCINNYRDKDGRWFWIVGLEGNRHWPPLCRVVGHPEWVDDPRFTTPKDRAQNATVLISMLDEIFAGRSRDQWAEVFATEKDMWWAPVQDLEEVMADEQVLASGSFCDVPDSGTTTLFPASPADFHGTPWEPRWMAPDHGEHTDEVLQEMGRTAETIAALRASGVVE is encoded by the coding sequence ATGGAAGGCGTGCGGGTCATCGAGTTGGGCGTCTGGGTGGCCGGCCCCGCAGCTGGGGGCATCCTGGCGGACTGGGGCGCGGACGTCGTGAAGATCGAACCACCGGGGATCGGAGACCCCAGCCGCCTTTTCGCCTCGATGCTCGGCTCCGATTTGCCCTTCAACCCGCCCTTCGAGATGGACAACCGCAGCAAGCGAAGCCTCGTACTCGATCTGGCGACGAAGCAGGGCCGCGAACTGGGCCTGGAGCTGATCGATTCGGCGGATGTCTTCGTCACGAATGTGCGTCAGGCTGGCCTCGAGCGGATCGGTTTCGGCCCGAGCCAGCTCCTGCAACGCAACCCGCGGCTGATCTACGGCGCAATCACCGGCTTCGGGCTCGAAGGCCCGGACAAGGACGAAGCGGCCTACGACATTGCAAGCTTCTGGGCACGGTCGGGCATTGCCCACATGCTCACCCGACCCGGTGGTCAACCACCCTTCCAACGCGGCGGCATGGGTGATCACAACACCGGCCTGGCTGCGGCTGGCGCCATCTCCGCGGCCCTCTTCTCACGCGAGCGGACAGGCGAGGGCCAACTCGTTTCCACTTCCCTGCTCCGCGAGGGCGTCTACACCCTCAGCTTCGACCTCGCCACGGCCCTGCGCTTTGGCGTCGGCTTGCAGGTGGCCGACCGCAGTTCCATGGGCAACCCCTGCATCAACAACTATCGAGACAAGGATGGCCGTTGGTTCTGGATCGTCGGGCTCGAGGGAAATCGTCATTGGCCGCCGCTCTGTCGGGTCGTGGGCCATCCGGAGTGGGTCGACGACCCGCGCTTCACCACCCCGAAGGATCGCGCCCAGAACGCGACTGTCCTGATCAGCATGCTCGACGAGATCTTCGCCGGCCGGAGCCGCGACCAATGGGCGGAGGTCTTCGCCACCGAAAAGGACATGTGGTGGGCGCCCGTTCAGGACCTGGAAGAAGTCATGGCGGACGAGCAGGTGCTCGCATCCGGTAGCTTCTGCGACGTACCGGATTCCGGAACCACGACGCTCTTTCCCGCCTCACCGGCCGATTTCCACGGCACGCCCTGGGAGCCGCGCTGGATGGCCCCGGACCATGGTGAGCACACGGACGAAGTGCTCCAGGAAATGGGCAGGACGGCAGAAACGATTGCCGCGCTAAGGGCGTCCGGTGTGGTCGAGTGA
- a CDS encoding SGNH/GDSL hydrolase family protein, with protein MSADSRSSAGVGLVLLSVLLALLAAGLFAKTWLQVGNTLHAGGRWQSAKIGLSHGILGSVSFMTTRTALFRERLDLGVWHGHHELRWHELLDPERIELRFRLPGEGTFTVLLGDDHVGFDAVRFSRSPGLSGGCFRVAPGGRFEKRSALPVSSSGALDGEWHRFEWQGGQVSLDGESLGPCGQAGSASVRLGLRSTAGRKAWVDDLRIVARDGRAVEEHFANRRGAVAVGLVALLLVLGATGVVWLGTRAARQRGEVSGGAVLLLAELVLVAMAALLFATEWIYLGRLHPKQPDFADYENHIEYEGEIVPRLAREHPLVPPAPGVRRIVFLGSSQTWGSGAAAAEEPWVTRLERGWNETASPGTRVECINTGIPAFTGPQIVPLWTETWSAWAPELVVVDLGNNDRDFEALEQALETLAVFNRERGIHTVFVLEPNTIEARGEESLAGLLERHDILRKVGGRHGLPVLDLHAALVARRDEGFLWWDRVHLTSFGHQVMAEELARLLASLPPFSLDHTGRP; from the coding sequence GTGTCGGCTGATTCTCGCAGCTCGGCCGGCGTGGGTCTGGTTCTGTTGAGCGTGCTGCTCGCGCTTCTGGCAGCGGGTTTGTTCGCGAAGACCTGGCTGCAGGTCGGCAACACGCTGCACGCGGGCGGGCGCTGGCAGAGCGCGAAGATCGGCCTCTCCCACGGCATTCTGGGGTCGGTTTCGTTCATGACGACGCGCACGGCGCTCTTTCGTGAGCGCCTGGACCTAGGCGTCTGGCACGGACACCACGAACTTCGCTGGCACGAGCTCCTCGACCCTGAACGCATCGAGCTTCGCTTTCGCTTGCCCGGGGAAGGCACGTTCACGGTGCTGCTGGGAGACGATCATGTGGGCTTCGACGCTGTTCGCTTCAGTCGCAGCCCTGGGCTCAGCGGCGGATGCTTCCGGGTCGCTCCGGGTGGGCGCTTCGAGAAGCGCTCCGCATTGCCCGTTTCCTCGTCGGGGGCTCTTGACGGTGAATGGCATCGTTTCGAGTGGCAGGGCGGGCAGGTTTCCCTCGACGGCGAGAGTCTTGGCCCCTGCGGCCAGGCAGGGAGCGCAAGCGTTCGGCTGGGGTTGCGCAGCACGGCGGGCCGGAAGGCCTGGGTCGATGACCTTCGCATCGTGGCTCGCGATGGCCGCGCGGTCGAAGAGCATTTTGCCAACCGGCGAGGGGCTGTAGCCGTCGGGTTGGTTGCACTCCTGCTCGTGCTTGGCGCAACGGGTGTCGTGTGGCTCGGGACCCGGGCTGCACGGCAACGGGGCGAGGTGAGTGGGGGTGCTGTGCTCTTGCTCGCGGAACTGGTTCTCGTCGCGATGGCTGCGTTGCTGTTCGCAACCGAGTGGATCTACCTCGGTCGTCTGCATCCCAAGCAACCAGACTTCGCAGACTATGAGAATCACATCGAGTACGAGGGGGAGATCGTTCCGCGCCTGGCCCGGGAGCATCCGCTGGTTCCGCCCGCACCGGGGGTTCGGCGGATCGTGTTCCTTGGAAGCTCCCAGACCTGGGGATCCGGAGCTGCAGCTGCGGAAGAACCCTGGGTGACGCGTCTCGAGCGCGGCTGGAACGAGACGGCATCGCCCGGGACCCGCGTGGAGTGCATCAACACGGGCATCCCCGCCTTCACGGGCCCACAGATCGTGCCCCTTTGGACCGAGACCTGGAGCGCCTGGGCACCCGAGCTGGTCGTCGTCGATCTCGGAAACAACGATCGCGATTTCGAGGCACTCGAGCAGGCTCTGGAAACGCTTGCCGTATTCAACCGGGAGCGGGGCATCCACACCGTGTTCGTCCTCGAGCCGAATACGATCGAGGCTCGTGGCGAGGAGAGTCTGGCAGGCCTGCTGGAGCGCCACGACATCTTGCGCAAGGTCGGCGGGCGCCACGGGCTTCCCGTCCTCGATCTGCATGCCGCCCTGGTGGCGCGCAGGGACGAGGGTTTCCTCTGGTGGGATCGGGTCCACCTGACGTCGTTCGGACATCAGGTCATGGCCGAAGAATTGGCGCGACTCCTGGCGTCATTGCCCCCATTCTCACTCGACCACACCGGACGCCCTTAG
- the selD gene encoding selenide, water dikinase SelD: MNVSPRADLVLVGGGHAHVQVIRRWMMDPLPDVRLTVVLDRPEALYSGMVPGVVAGEYEVAQAEIDVVPLARRARARVILAAASRIVPSTRSIEFVGRPALRYDTASLDVGSAVRGTELPGVRQHALATRPIRNFVDRVDDAVARVRRVEGGPRIAIVGGGAAGVELAFTLDTRLRSVGAAPRIEITTDTPILPDSSPRLRRAVEAAAREREIEIVTGARVSAVEEKGLCLENGDRRPADLVVWATGAAPVPLLRNSPLPIDEAGFVRVASSFEVEGANGLFAVGDCASLTDHPWVPKAGVHAVRAGPTLDANLRATLTGRPLRRHRPQRDFLALLNLGGERAIGGKWGLAFSARAVWRLKDRIDRRFMERLQVLEADGAAAQEFPTPEEMGMEEMPCGGCAAKVGANPLSGALARLAPASPDDRVVVGLDAPDDAAAVRTPSGDVVLTTVDGFRAFTDDPWWVGRVAAVNAVSDVQAKGGTPHHALALVTIPDEDEVGAEETLFQVLSGMRTALDPLGVSLVGGHTTQGPELFVGLSIMGDSPARGPLPLGALESGDVLVLTAALGTGVVLAADMQGRARGSWLQAVLDHMARSNANAAAVATRLARSATDVSGFGLAGHLGEMLEAGSRSARLFVDALPLLPGTRELLEAGVRSSFHDQNAEGRRGIAWDTSLHDHAVAEVLFDPQTSGGLLLAVPRDAMSETLSALHSGGDAGAVAIGTVEPVREDGARFAVLERGVG, encoded by the coding sequence ATGAACGTGTCGCCGCGGGCAGACCTGGTGCTGGTGGGAGGCGGTCACGCCCATGTCCAGGTGATTCGCCGCTGGATGATGGACCCGCTTCCGGATGTGCGGCTCACGGTCGTACTCGACCGTCCCGAGGCGCTCTACTCAGGGATGGTGCCTGGCGTCGTGGCGGGTGAGTACGAAGTCGCACAGGCGGAGATCGATGTCGTTCCCCTGGCGCGCCGGGCGAGAGCTCGCGTCATCCTGGCGGCCGCCAGCCGAATCGTGCCTTCGACCCGAAGCATCGAGTTCGTCGGCCGTCCGGCGCTGCGCTACGACACAGCCAGCCTCGATGTCGGTAGTGCGGTGCGCGGGACTGAGCTCCCCGGGGTTCGTCAACATGCGTTGGCTACCCGTCCCATCCGAAACTTCGTGGACCGGGTCGACGATGCAGTTGCTCGCGTGCGACGGGTCGAAGGAGGCCCGCGTATCGCGATCGTTGGAGGTGGCGCGGCCGGCGTGGAGCTTGCGTTCACGCTGGATACGCGACTGCGCTCGGTCGGTGCTGCGCCCAGGATCGAGATCACGACGGATACTCCGATCCTCCCGGATTCATCGCCCCGATTGCGTCGTGCGGTAGAGGCCGCCGCGCGAGAGCGGGAGATCGAAATCGTCACCGGCGCGCGGGTCTCGGCGGTCGAAGAGAAGGGTCTCTGCCTGGAGAACGGAGACCGACGGCCAGCGGATCTCGTCGTCTGGGCGACGGGAGCGGCCCCGGTCCCGCTCCTCCGCAACTCTCCTCTTCCAATCGACGAGGCGGGTTTCGTTCGAGTCGCTTCCAGCTTTGAAGTCGAAGGAGCGAATGGCCTCTTCGCTGTCGGCGACTGTGCCTCTTTGACCGACCATCCGTGGGTGCCAAAGGCGGGCGTGCATGCGGTGCGCGCCGGCCCCACCCTCGACGCCAACCTTCGCGCCACCCTGACCGGCCGTCCCTTGCGCCGGCATCGACCACAACGCGATTTCCTGGCCCTTCTCAATCTCGGTGGGGAGCGCGCGATCGGCGGCAAATGGGGACTTGCCTTTTCTGCACGCGCCGTCTGGCGGCTCAAGGATCGGATCGATCGCCGCTTCATGGAACGCCTCCAGGTGCTCGAAGCGGATGGTGCGGCCGCCCAGGAGTTCCCGACACCCGAAGAGATGGGCATGGAGGAGATGCCGTGTGGCGGCTGCGCTGCCAAGGTAGGCGCCAACCCGCTTTCCGGAGCGCTGGCGCGTCTCGCTCCGGCGTCGCCCGACGATCGTGTCGTCGTAGGCCTCGACGCGCCGGATGATGCAGCGGCTGTGCGAACGCCAAGCGGCGACGTCGTACTCACGACGGTCGATGGGTTTCGCGCCTTCACCGACGACCCGTGGTGGGTGGGGCGGGTGGCCGCCGTCAACGCGGTGAGCGACGTGCAGGCGAAGGGCGGAACGCCGCACCATGCCCTGGCCCTGGTCACGATCCCAGACGAAGACGAAGTCGGCGCGGAAGAGACGCTCTTCCAGGTGCTCTCTGGCATGCGAACCGCGCTCGATCCGCTCGGCGTGAGCCTGGTCGGCGGCCATACGACCCAGGGGCCCGAACTCTTCGTAGGGCTCTCCATCATGGGGGATTCGCCAGCGCGCGGGCCGTTGCCCCTCGGCGCCCTGGAGTCGGGCGATGTGCTGGTGCTGACAGCCGCTCTCGGAACCGGCGTGGTGCTCGCGGCGGATATGCAGGGCCGCGCCCGCGGCTCATGGCTCCAGGCCGTTCTAGATCACATGGCCCGCTCCAACGCCAACGCCGCCGCGGTTGCGACGCGTCTGGCTCGCTCTGCCACCGATGTGTCGGGCTTCGGACTGGCCGGCCATCTGGGTGAGATGTTGGAGGCCGGGAGCCGATCCGCGAGACTCTTCGTCGACGCGTTGCCACTTCTTCCTGGCACGCGTGAGCTTCTGGAAGCCGGTGTGCGCAGCTCCTTTCACGATCAGAATGCAGAGGGTCGGCGTGGCATCGCCTGGGATACATCGCTGCACGACCATGCCGTCGCCGAGGTGCTCTTCGATCCGCAGACTTCCGGAGGCCTTCTGCTCGCCGTGCCAAGAGACGCGATGAGCGAGACCCTCTCGGCCCTGCATTCCGGAGGGGACGCCGGGGCTGTCGCTATAGGAACCGTCGAGCCTGTTCGAGAGGATGGGGCGCGCTTCGCGGTCTTGGAACGCGGTGTCGGCTGA
- a CDS encoding DUF3604 domain-containing protein, which produces MPAAGLAFDRTEAREACTQHDRLRRPFFGDTHVHTAFSFDASTQDTRNTPRDAYRFAKGDPMGIQPYDEDNQPTRTIQLDRPLDWTAISDHAELFGTVRVCTTPGMDGYWHPVCIAHRNFPSIAFQLTAGRTLVGKSRWGLCGDEGARCAEQRGVVWQEIQDAAEEAYDRSGACRFTSFVGYEWTGTVGTGQNLHRNVIFRNENVPPMPTSWVDTPSAIDLWDRLQGECVEGRDGCDVLTIPHNSNLSGGLMFQSAGVASPDDDGMAIGADEAQRRSRWEPLVEMVQHKGDSECDVAAGWAGEEACGFEKLPYDRFGAKFSMFVSEEVPPAGSFVRDALKQGLLVGWQTGANPFKFGVIGSTDSHIAAPGMTAEEGHPGHGGAGLGAGQGVPVGFSDDFEFNPGGLAVLWAEENSRDSLFAAMQRREAYATSGTRPIVRFFGGWDYPADLCEQEDFVAQGYQRGVAMGSDFADRPATADAPRLAVWALQDGGVGGRPLQRIEVVKGWLQEGEAKEEVILVAGAKGGADVDLSTCEPTGSGGAQSLCSVWTDPDFDPSEPAFYYARVLENPTCRWSQYVCIAAKVDCAEPEKIPDALSACCSEAHRPRIQERAWSSPIWYTPSPGER; this is translated from the coding sequence ATGCCGGCCGCCGGGTTGGCTTTCGATCGAACCGAAGCTCGTGAAGCCTGCACACAGCATGACCGCCTGCGCCGACCCTTTTTCGGCGATACCCACGTACATACGGCCTTCTCCTTCGATGCCAGCACCCAGGATACGCGCAACACGCCGCGAGATGCCTACCGCTTCGCCAAGGGCGACCCGATGGGAATCCAGCCCTACGACGAAGACAACCAGCCGACCCGAACGATCCAGCTCGACCGCCCGCTCGACTGGACCGCCATCAGTGACCATGCGGAACTCTTCGGAACCGTGCGGGTGTGCACGACGCCGGGGATGGACGGCTATTGGCACCCTGTCTGCATCGCCCATCGCAATTTCCCATCGATCGCGTTTCAGCTGACGGCCGGGCGCACCCTCGTGGGCAAGAGTCGGTGGGGCTTGTGCGGAGATGAAGGTGCTCGCTGTGCCGAACAACGGGGTGTCGTCTGGCAGGAGATCCAGGATGCGGCCGAGGAGGCCTACGACCGTTCGGGAGCTTGTCGTTTCACGAGTTTCGTCGGCTACGAATGGACCGGGACGGTTGGCACGGGGCAGAATCTCCATCGCAACGTGATCTTCCGGAACGAGAACGTTCCGCCCATGCCGACGAGCTGGGTCGACACGCCATCGGCCATCGATCTCTGGGATCGCCTGCAGGGGGAATGTGTGGAGGGTCGTGATGGCTGCGATGTCCTCACGATTCCCCACAATTCCAATCTGTCGGGCGGGCTGATGTTCCAGTCCGCGGGTGTGGCGTCGCCCGACGACGACGGCATGGCCATCGGCGCTGACGAAGCCCAGCGCCGTTCGCGTTGGGAACCGTTGGTGGAGATGGTGCAGCATAAGGGCGATTCCGAATGCGACGTCGCTGCCGGTTGGGCTGGCGAGGAGGCCTGCGGCTTCGAGAAGCTTCCCTATGACCGATTTGGCGCGAAGTTCTCGATGTTCGTATCGGAGGAGGTTCCGCCGGCGGGTAGCTTCGTTCGCGATGCCCTGAAGCAGGGCTTGCTAGTCGGGTGGCAGACCGGCGCCAACCCGTTCAAGTTCGGCGTCATCGGAAGCACGGATAGCCATATCGCCGCTCCGGGCATGACGGCCGAAGAGGGCCATCCCGGGCACGGCGGGGCTGGGCTCGGTGCCGGGCAGGGCGTTCCGGTCGGATTCTCCGATGATTTCGAGTTCAATCCGGGCGGACTGGCCGTGCTCTGGGCGGAGGAGAACAGTCGCGATTCGCTATTCGCAGCGATGCAGCGGCGCGAAGCGTATGCCACCAGTGGAACGCGTCCGATCGTCCGCTTCTTCGGCGGTTGGGACTACCCGGCGGACCTGTGCGAGCAAGAGGACTTCGTTGCGCAGGGCTACCAGCGCGGCGTGGCGATGGGCTCCGACTTCGCGGACCGCCCTGCAACAGCCGATGCGCCGAGGCTGGCCGTATGGGCTCTGCAGGATGGCGGAGTTGGAGGCAGGCCTCTGCAGCGCATCGAGGTGGTGAAGGGTTGGCTCCAAGAGGGCGAGGCGAAGGAAGAGGTCATCCTCGTGGCCGGTGCCAAGGGCGGCGCGGATGTGGATCTCTCGACCTGTGAGCCGACGGGCTCCGGGGGCGCCCAATCGCTCTGCAGTGTCTGGACCGACCCGGATTTCGACCCGAGCGAGCCTGCCTTCTACTACGCGCGTGTGCTCGAGAATCCAACCTGCCGGTGGAGTCAATACGTATGCATCGCAGCCAAGGTCGACTGCGCCGAGCCCGAGAAGATTCCCGATGCCCTGAGCGCATGCTGCTCCGAAGCCCATCGGCCCAGAATCCAGGAACGCGCCTGGAGTTCTCCGATCTGGTACACGCCCAGCCCGGGAGAACGTTGA
- a CDS encoding phosphotransferase family protein, which translates to MADDEPIKGIRAENVTAWFESNIPDVKPPLCFSLITGGHSNLTYKVEDAAGNAFVLRRPPLGAVIATAHDMGREHRIIAAVGPTPVPVPSALGLCQDESVNDAPFYVMNYVEGHVLTDADISTRVLDESARGRLGEHVVEVLADLHAVDPDAIGLGDLGRKESYLARQIKRWRTQWEKTKTRELASMEEVAAGLEAQMPEQIGASIVHGDYRLGNMLSLAEGKVAAVLDWELCTLGDPLADIGYIMNNWTEVGEAEASAGGAAISPTACTGFPTRAEFLARYTERTGRDVSKVSYYRAFQYWRLAAIVEGVLSRYLKGVMGAAANTDLFQAQVDALAASAVEMMQELD; encoded by the coding sequence ATGGCAGACGACGAACCGATCAAGGGCATCCGCGCTGAGAACGTGACAGCGTGGTTCGAGAGCAATATTCCGGATGTGAAGCCGCCGCTCTGCTTCTCGTTGATCACGGGCGGGCACTCGAATCTCACGTACAAGGTGGAGGATGCGGCCGGGAACGCCTTCGTCTTGCGGCGCCCGCCGCTCGGTGCGGTCATTGCAACGGCCCACGACATGGGGCGGGAGCACAGGATCATTGCGGCGGTAGGGCCGACGCCCGTCCCTGTGCCTTCCGCGCTCGGACTCTGCCAGGACGAGAGCGTGAACGATGCTCCCTTCTACGTGATGAACTACGTCGAAGGCCACGTACTGACGGACGCTGACATCTCGACGCGGGTCCTCGATGAGTCCGCGCGGGGCCGGCTCGGCGAACACGTGGTCGAGGTGTTGGCCGATCTCCACGCGGTCGATCCGGATGCCATTGGCCTGGGGGATCTCGGGCGCAAGGAGAGCTACCTGGCCCGGCAGATCAAGCGCTGGCGGACGCAATGGGAGAAGACGAAGACGCGCGAGCTGGCGTCGATGGAGGAGGTGGCTGCCGGGCTCGAGGCGCAAATGCCCGAGCAGATCGGCGCATCGATCGTTCATGGCGATTACAGGCTTGGAAACATGCTGTCTCTTGCCGAGGGTAAGGTCGCCGCCGTACTCGACTGGGAACTCTGCACCCTCGGTGATCCCCTGGCCGACATTGGTTACATCATGAACAACTGGACGGAGGTTGGGGAAGCCGAAGCGAGCGCCGGTGGTGCCGCGATTTCGCCCACAGCATGCACCGGCTTTCCGACCCGGGCCGAGTTCCTTGCGCGTTACACCGAGCGCACCGGTCGCGATGTTTCGAAGGTGAGTTACTACCGTGCGTTTCAGTACTGGAGGCTGGCCGCCATCGTAGAGGGTGTGTTGTCTCGCTACTTGAAAGGCGTGATGGGAGCCGCTGCCAACACGGATCTCTTCCAGGCCCAGGTGGATGCTTTGGCCGCGTCGGCGGTGGAAATGATGCAGGAACTCGATTGA
- a CDS encoding phosphotriesterase — protein sequence MAPQIQTVTGSISPEELGRTLMHEHLLIGYPGWESDTIHPGPSRDEMRAAVTDRIAEIRDHGVVSMLDPCPADLGRDVEFMAEMAGRTGFQIICATGLYKQNEGGFPYWHFRGGFAPVVDAMAELFEKELTDGIGETGVRAGIIKVATGAGEITPYERNVLLAAAKASVATGAPITTHTDEGTMGDEQQRILVENGVPPHRILIGHSCGSTDHAYHMQLVGGGSYLGFDRFGIELLHPDAERIASLVRLLEAGAGGHVVVSHDSVWCWRGQPLPPELYAEVIKVWNPSHFFERIVPRLREAGVSDAQIEWLLVDNPRAFFAGEKPGAG from the coding sequence ATGGCCCCGCAGATCCAGACCGTCACCGGCTCCATTTCGCCCGAAGAACTCGGGCGCACGCTCATGCATGAGCACCTCCTGATCGGCTACCCAGGATGGGAATCCGATACGATCCACCCGGGGCCGAGCCGCGACGAGATGCGCGCAGCCGTGACGGATCGCATCGCCGAGATCCGTGACCACGGCGTGGTTTCGATGCTCGATCCATGCCCCGCAGACCTCGGGCGTGATGTTGAGTTCATGGCGGAGATGGCCGGGCGCACCGGCTTCCAGATCATCTGCGCAACAGGGCTCTACAAGCAGAACGAGGGCGGGTTTCCGTATTGGCATTTCCGCGGGGGCTTCGCTCCCGTCGTCGACGCCATGGCGGAGCTCTTCGAGAAGGAGCTGACCGACGGTATTGGAGAGACGGGTGTGCGCGCGGGCATCATCAAGGTCGCGACGGGCGCAGGGGAGATCACGCCCTACGAGAGGAACGTCCTTCTCGCAGCCGCGAAGGCTTCGGTGGCCACCGGGGCGCCGATCACGACCCATACCGACGAAGGAACGATGGGCGATGAACAACAGCGCATCCTCGTGGAGAACGGCGTTCCGCCCCATCGCATCCTGATCGGACACTCCTGCGGTTCGACCGATCACGCCTACCACATGCAGCTCGTAGGCGGCGGTTCCTATCTCGGCTTCGACCGCTTCGGTATCGAGCTTCTGCATCCGGATGCGGAGCGGATCGCCTCGCTCGTTCGGTTGCTCGAAGCAGGCGCCGGCGGCCACGTGGTCGTTTCTCATGATTCCGTGTGGTGCTGGCGCGGCCAGCCGCTGCCGCCGGAGCTCTACGCCGAGGTGATCAAGGTCTGGAACCCGAGCCACTTCTTCGAGCGGATCGTTCCACGACTGAGGGAAGCCGGCGTGAGTGACGCCCAGATCGAATGGCTGTTGGTGGACAATCCTCGAGCGTTCTTCGCCGGTGAGAAGCCCGGAGCGGGTTGA
- a CDS encoding glucose 1-dehydrogenase: protein MAERLVGKVALVTGGARGIGLETARAFTLEGARVVLVDLDEAEGAAAAEGLREEGAEALFVKADVSKPADCERMVAAAERSFGALHVLFNNAGISHIDDGDAESTEEAVFDLTMNVNVKGVFLGCKFGIPALRRAGGGSIINTASFVASLGAATPQLAYTASKGAVLALSRELAVIHAREEIRVNALCPGPLRTELLMKYLDTEEKKQRRLVHIPMGRFGEAQEIAQSVVFLASDESSFVTGATFAVDGGITAAYVTPE from the coding sequence ATGGCAGAGCGGTTGGTGGGAAAAGTCGCGTTGGTGACGGGGGGAGCGCGGGGGATCGGCCTCGAGACGGCACGGGCATTCACGCTGGAAGGCGCACGGGTCGTCCTTGTCGATCTGGACGAAGCCGAGGGTGCTGCGGCGGCTGAAGGCCTACGTGAGGAGGGCGCCGAGGCGCTCTTCGTGAAGGCGGATGTCTCGAAGCCGGCCGATTGCGAACGCATGGTGGCCGCGGCCGAGCGCTCTTTCGGCGCGCTCCACGTGCTCTTCAACAATGCCGGTATTTCGCATATCGATGATGGTGATGCCGAGAGCACCGAAGAGGCGGTCTTCGACCTGACGATGAACGTCAACGTGAAGGGTGTATTCCTCGGTTGCAAGTTCGGCATTCCCGCCCTGCGTCGGGCCGGCGGCGGCTCCATCATCAACACCGCATCCTTCGTGGCCTCACTTGGCGCGGCCACGCCCCAGCTTGCCTACACCGCCAGCAAGGGCGCCGTCCTGGCGCTCTCTCGGGAACTTGCCGTCATTCACGCTCGCGAAGAAATCCGCGTGAACGCACTCTGCCCGGGGCCGCTGCGCACGGAGCTGCTGATGAAGTACCTGGATACCGAGGAGAAGAAGCAGCGCCGGCTCGTCCATATCCCGATGGGCCGCTTCGGTGAGGCCCAGGAGATCGCCCAGTCCGTCGTGTTCCTCGCTTCGGACGAGTCCTCCTTCGTGACGGGCGCGACTTTCGCGGTGGATGGCGGGATCACCGCGGCCTACGTCACGCCGGAATAG
- the moaA gene encoding GTP 3',8-cyclase MoaA: MGLRGLTGRGGSAAATELPDARGRLFRDLRISVTDRCNFRCPYCMPAEVFGEDYRFLPRKDILRFEEVLRVARLAVELGATKLRITGGEPLVRANLSDLIAGLVAIPGVKDLALTTNGVLLPGQAAALADAGLQRVTVSLDSLRPEVFQRTSGGRGEPEQVLAGIAAAEAAGLGPIKINCVVQRDMNQDDVVALARHFRGTGHIVRFIEFMDVGTMNAWRLEQVVPAREIVERVDAEFPLEPVDPNYSGEVARRYRYRDGSGEIGVIASVSEPFCGGCTRARLSAEGELVTCLFAKGGRDLKTPLRAGVSDATLREMIAGTWTEREDRYSEERSGKAGPRKAGERIEMYRIGG; encoded by the coding sequence GTGGGGCTACGCGGACTGACCGGGCGGGGCGGAAGCGCAGCGGCCACAGAGCTTCCGGATGCCCGGGGCCGCCTGTTTCGTGATCTCCGCATTTCGGTCACCGACCGCTGCAACTTCCGCTGCCCCTACTGCATGCCCGCCGAGGTCTTCGGCGAGGACTACCGCTTCCTGCCGCGCAAGGACATCCTGCGTTTCGAAGAAGTGCTGCGCGTTGCGCGGCTTGCGGTCGAATTGGGTGCCACGAAACTGCGCATCACCGGTGGCGAGCCTCTGGTGCGCGCCAACCTGAGCGATCTGATTGCCGGCCTGGTGGCCATCCCCGGCGTGAAAGATCTGGCGCTCACCACGAACGGCGTGTTGCTCCCGGGACAAGCCGCAGCGCTTGCCGACGCCGGCCTTCAGCGCGTAACGGTCAGTCTGGATTCGCTTCGTCCCGAGGTCTTCCAGCGCACATCCGGAGGTCGCGGAGAGCCCGAGCAGGTGTTGGCGGGCATTGCCGCGGCCGAAGCCGCCGGCCTCGGACCCATCAAGATCAACTGTGTCGTGCAGCGAGACATGAACCAGGACGATGTCGTCGCGCTGGCCCGCCATTTCCGTGGGACGGGCCATATCGTTCGCTTCATCGAATTCATGGACGTCGGGACGATGAACGCCTGGCGGCTCGAGCAGGTCGTGCCCGCCCGCGAGATCGTCGAGCGCGTCGATGCGGAGTTCCCGCTCGAACCCGTCGATCCGAATTACTCCGGCGAAGTTGCGCGGCGCTACCGGTATCGCGATGGATCCGGCGAAATCGGAGTGATCGCATCGGTGTCCGAGCCGTTCTGCGGCGGCTGCACCCGGGCCCGGCTTTCGGCGGAAGGCGAACTCGTCACGTGCTTGTTTGCGAAGGGTGGTCGGGATCTCAAGACGCCACTCCGGGCCGGCGTGAGTGACGCGACCCTGCGCGAGATGATCGCGGGCACTTGGACGGAACGGGAAGATCGCTATTCGGAAGAGCGCTCCGGGAAGGCAGGCCCGCGCAAAGCCGGAGAGCGCATCGAGATGTACCGGATCGGCGGCTAG